Proteins encoded within one genomic window of Flavobacterium sp. NG2:
- a CDS encoding sodium:solute symporter family protein — MKNIDIWVILIFSALIFVCGLAFSKTGKNMKSYFAAGGALPWWMSGLSLFMSFFSAGTFVVWGSIAYKSGWVAVSIQWTMAIAGILIGFFIAPKWRKTNSLTVAEYITNRYGFKIQKTYTYLFLLISLFTTGAFLYPVAKIVEVSTGIPIYTSIISLGILILIYTAVGGLWAVIVTDVLQFVVLTAVVIIIVPLAFDKIGGVDQFIKLSPETFFNLVNEEYSIAFIIAFGLYNLFFLAGNWAYVQRYTSVATPKDAQKVGWLFGALYVISPLFWMLPPMIYRILNPNLVGVESEGAYLLMCKEVLPAGMLGLMLVGMIFATSSSVNTTLNIAAGVFTNDLFKHFKPQASDAQLMRVGKTATVVLGLITIGVALVVPLLGGVVNFVLSLAAVTGGAMFLPPLWTIFSKKQTGTSMLSVTLITLLITGFFKFLAPQLLDITLSRSAEMILGVAVPMVLMLVSELYLIQTNTSQDTYEAYAQKTAIGENVYEDDSDGSNKKGGRVIGIGVALTGALILSLEFISTSLIPIVVGVGAAVCLLGIFIVYKNKE; from the coding sequence ATGAAAAACATTGATATTTGGGTGATTCTGATTTTTTCTGCACTCATTTTTGTTTGCGGTTTGGCTTTTTCCAAAACAGGAAAAAACATGAAGTCTTATTTTGCTGCTGGAGGCGCCTTGCCTTGGTGGATGAGTGGTTTATCCTTATTCATGAGTTTTTTCTCGGCAGGAACCTTTGTGGTCTGGGGTTCTATAGCTTATAAAAGTGGTTGGGTTGCAGTGAGTATTCAATGGACTATGGCTATTGCAGGTATCCTAATTGGTTTTTTTATTGCTCCCAAATGGCGCAAGACAAATTCGCTAACCGTAGCCGAATACATAACCAATCGTTATGGTTTTAAAATTCAAAAAACATATACCTATTTATTTCTACTGATTTCTTTATTTACCACAGGAGCGTTTTTATATCCTGTGGCCAAGATTGTAGAGGTTTCTACAGGGATTCCTATTTACACCAGCATCATCAGTTTAGGGATTTTAATTTTAATCTACACCGCCGTGGGAGGACTTTGGGCAGTTATCGTTACCGATGTGTTGCAGTTTGTGGTTTTAACAGCCGTTGTCATAATCATAGTTCCATTAGCTTTTGATAAAATTGGAGGTGTTGACCAATTTATAAAACTTTCACCTGAGACTTTTTTCAATTTGGTAAACGAAGAATATTCCATTGCTTTTATAATTGCTTTTGGACTTTATAATTTATTCTTTTTGGCGGGTAACTGGGCTTATGTGCAACGTTATACCTCTGTTGCGACCCCAAAAGATGCTCAAAAAGTGGGCTGGTTGTTTGGAGCTTTGTATGTGATAAGTCCGTTGTTTTGGATGTTACCTCCTATGATTTACCGCATTCTAAACCCAAATCTTGTTGGAGTAGAGTCAGAAGGTGCTTATTTATTAATGTGTAAAGAAGTTTTACCAGCAGGAATGCTTGGTTTAATGCTTGTTGGGATGATATTTGCCACTTCTAGTTCGGTAAATACCACTTTAAATATCGCCGCAGGAGTATTTACGAATGACCTTTTTAAACATTTCAAACCTCAGGCAAGTGACGCTCAATTGATGCGTGTGGGGAAAACGGCTACCGTTGTTTTAGGCTTGATTACCATTGGGGTAGCTTTGGTTGTACCACTTTTAGGAGGTGTTGTCAATTTTGTTTTGAGTTTAGCAGCGGTAACAGGAGGAGCCATGTTTTTGCCTCCGTTGTGGACTATTTTCTCTAAAAAACAAACAGGGACTAGTATGTTATCGGTTACCTTAATCACCTTATTAATTACGGGTTTTTTCAAATTTTTAGCCCCACAATTACTAGATATAACCCTAAGTCGTAGTGCCGAAATGATTCTAGGTGTTGCTGTTCCGATGGTTTTAATGTTAGTATCAGAATTGTATTTAATCCAAACCAATACATCCCAAGATACTTATGAAGCTTATGCACAAAAAACAGCTATTGGTGAAAATGTATATGAAGACGATTCGGACGGAAGTAATAAAAAAGGGGGAAGAGTCATTGGAATTGGAGTTGCCTTAACAGGAGCTTTAATACTTTCATTAGAATTTATTTCTACTAGTTTAATTCCTATCGTGGTAGGAGTGGGCGCAGCCGTTTGCTTATTAGGCATCTTCATAGTTTATAAAAATAAAGAATAA
- a CDS encoding LacI family DNA-binding transcriptional regulator — MKYITIKDIAKQLNTSVSTVSRAFNDKADINPETKALVLKTAKALGYRPNPIAKKLMQQRSFTIGIIVPEFINAFFPEVIIGVQEILFEKGYQLLITQSSECYETELKNCKTLEDSMVDGLIVSISSETKNMEYYQNLIDSGFPIVLFNRVNNQLPCSKIVFNDYKWALFATEHLIQQGYTRIVHLKGNEGISLTNERMRGFIDAHQKHKLPFDKNQIIPTGFTLADGQQAAQKIIDSGNIPDAIFAANDPVAIGAMQVFKKNGYAIPKDIAFVGFTESQMATIIEPQLTSVAQPAKQIGIEAAKILLEQIENAKEFKPKTITLNGELNIRTSSIRN, encoded by the coding sequence ATGAAATACATTACCATCAAAGACATTGCTAAACAATTGAACACTTCAGTTTCTACGGTTTCGAGAGCCTTTAACGATAAAGCCGATATCAATCCTGAAACCAAAGCATTAGTATTAAAAACGGCCAAAGCATTAGGATATCGTCCCAATCCTATCGCTAAAAAATTAATGCAACAACGTTCTTTTACTATCGGTATCATTGTTCCTGAGTTTATCAATGCTTTTTTCCCAGAAGTAATTATAGGTGTGCAAGAAATTTTATTTGAAAAAGGCTATCAGTTGCTCATTACACAATCTAGTGAATGCTATGAAACCGAATTAAAAAATTGTAAAACACTTGAAGACAGCATGGTCGATGGTTTAATTGTATCCATTTCTAGTGAGACCAAAAACATGGAGTATTATCAAAATTTAATCGATTCCGGTTTTCCAATCGTGTTATTTAACCGAGTGAACAACCAACTTCCTTGTTCTAAAATTGTATTCAATGACTATAAATGGGCCCTATTTGCAACTGAACATTTAATCCAACAAGGTTATACCCGAATTGTACATTTAAAAGGTAACGAAGGTATTTCATTAACCAACGAACGCATGAGAGGTTTTATCGATGCGCATCAAAAGCACAAACTACCTTTTGATAAAAATCAAATTATTCCAACAGGATTTACACTAGCAGATGGCCAACAAGCCGCACAAAAAATCATTGACTCTGGAAACATTCCTGATGCTATTTTTGCTGCTAACGACCCAGTGGCTATAGGTGCGATGCAAGTATTCAAAAAAAATGGTTATGCTATTCCAAAGGATATTGCCTTTGTAGGTTTTACAGAATCCCAAATGGCTACGATTATCGAACCACAATTAACATCGGTAGCACAACCTGCTAAACAAATTGGGATTGAAGCCGCTAAAATTCTTTTGGAACAAATTGAAAACGCCAAAGAATTTAAACCTAAAACCATCACCTTAAATGGGGAATTAAATATTAGAACCTCATCTATTAGAAACTAA